The Coregonus clupeaformis isolate EN_2021a chromosome 26, ASM2061545v1, whole genome shotgun sequence genome window below encodes:
- the LOC121540491 gene encoding GDP-L-fucose synthase has protein sequence MGDHTVDQNGPMRVLVTGGTGLVGRAIEHVVKEEGGAREGEEWIFLSSKDANLMDMGETRAVFQKHQPTHIIHLAAMVGGLFKNMRANLDFWRNNIYINDNVLQAAHEVDAVRVVSCLSTCIFPDKTTYPIDETMIHNGPPHESNYGYSYAKRMIDVHNRAYHQQHGRCYTAVIPTNVFGPHDNFNIEDGHVLPGLIHKAYIAQKEGSPLVVWGSGSPRRQFIYSLDLAHLFLWVLREYHEVDPIILSVGEEEEVSIKEAAEAVVEALGFKGQVTYDTTKADGQFKKTASNAKLLRYRPNCTFTPFKQALKETCDWFVANYDNARK, from the exons aTGGGAGATCACACAGTGGATCAAAATGGCCCTATGCGGGTGTTGGTGACTGGGGGGACTGGTCTGGTGGGCAGGGCCATAGAACATGTGGTCAAAGAAGAGGGAGGggccagggagggagaggagtggaTCTTCCTCTCGTCTAAGGACGCAAACCTCAT GGACATGGGTGAGACGCGGGCAGTGTTTCAGAAGCACCAGCCCACCCATATCATCCACCTGGCAGCCATGGTGGGAGGGCTCTTCAAGAACATGAGGGCCAACCTTGACTTCTGG AGAAACAACATCTACATCAATGACAACGTTCTGCAGGCAGCACACGAGGTAGACGCTGTCAGGGTGGTCTCCTGTCTCTCCACCTGCATCTTCCCTGACAAGACCACCTACCCCATCGACGAGACCATG ATCCACAACGGCCCTCCTCATGAGTCTAACTATGGCTACTCGTACGCTAAGAGAATGATCGATGTCCACAATAG GGCGTATCACCAGCAGCATGGGCGGTGCTACACAGCAGTGATACCAACCAATGTGTTTGGTCCTCATGATAACTTCAACATTGAGGATGGACATGTACTACCAGGTCTCATACACAAAGCCTACATCGCTCAGA AGGAGGGCAGTCCGTTGGTGGTGTGGGGCTCAGGATCTCCCAGAAGGCAGTTCATCTACTCGTTGGACCTGGCTCATCTCTTCCTCTGGGTGCTGAGAGAGTACCACGAGGTGGACCCCATTATACTGTCTG ttggtgaggaggaggaggtgtccaTCAAGGAGGCAGCAGAGGCTGTCGTCGAGGCGCTGGGGTTCAAAGGTCAAGTGACT TATGACACGACCAAAGCGGACGGTCAGTTCAAGAAGACCGCCAGCAACGCCAAGCTGCTGCGGTATCGCCCCAACTGCACCTTTACCCCCTTCAAACAAG CCTTGAAGGAGACGTGTGATTGGTTCGTGGCCAATTACGACAACGCCCGCAAGTGA